The proteins below are encoded in one region of Ornithinimicrobium avium:
- the fgd gene encoding glucose-6-phosphate dehydrogenase (coenzyme-F420) yields the protein MSGLKIGYKASAEQFAPRELVELGVAAEEAGMQSAFVSDHFQPWRHEGGHAPFALAWLGAVGERTTGITLGTSVMTPTFRYNPAVVAQAFATLGCLYPGRIILGVGSGEALNEIATGSLPGGWPDFKERFARLRESVRLVRELWGGERTSFEGEFYSTGGATLYDVPDRPVPVFVAAGGPTMAKYAGRAGDGFICTSGKGMELYTDTLLPAVAEGRSASKDPDRPIEKMIEIKISYDRDHDVALENTRFWAPLSLTPEQKHSIEDPVEMERFADQLPIEQVARRWIVASDPAEAVEQMRPYVAAGFDHLVLHAPGHDQRRFLEQYAEDLADPLHALATELPS from the coding sequence GTGAGCGGCCTGAAGATCGGTTACAAGGCCTCGGCGGAGCAGTTCGCGCCGCGCGAGCTCGTCGAGCTCGGCGTCGCGGCCGAGGAGGCGGGTATGCAGTCCGCCTTCGTCTCCGACCACTTCCAGCCCTGGCGGCACGAGGGCGGGCACGCGCCGTTCGCCCTGGCGTGGCTGGGCGCGGTCGGCGAGCGCACGACCGGGATCACGCTCGGCACGTCGGTGATGACACCGACCTTCCGCTACAACCCGGCCGTCGTGGCGCAGGCGTTCGCGACGCTGGGCTGCCTCTACCCGGGGCGGATCATCCTCGGCGTCGGCTCCGGCGAGGCGCTCAACGAGATCGCCACCGGGTCCCTGCCGGGCGGCTGGCCCGACTTCAAGGAGCGCTTCGCCCGGCTTCGCGAGTCGGTGCGCCTGGTGCGCGAGCTGTGGGGCGGGGAGCGGACGAGCTTCGAGGGGGAGTTCTACTCCACCGGCGGCGCGACGCTCTACGACGTGCCCGACCGGCCGGTGCCCGTCTTCGTCGCCGCGGGCGGGCCGACCATGGCGAAGTACGCCGGGCGCGCCGGCGACGGCTTCATCTGCACCAGCGGCAAGGGGATGGAGCTCTACACCGACACGCTCCTGCCCGCGGTCGCCGAGGGCCGGTCGGCGTCCAAGGACCCCGACCGGCCGATCGAGAAGATGATCGAGATCAAGATCTCCTACGACCGCGACCACGACGTGGCCCTGGAGAACACCCGCTTCTGGGCCCCGTTGTCGCTGACGCCGGAGCAGAAGCACAGCATCGAGGACCCGGTCGAGATGGAACGCTTCGCCGACCAGCTGCCGATCGAGCAGGTGGCCCGACGGTGGATCGTGGCCAGCGACCCCGCCGAGGCCGTCGAGCAGATGCGCCCCTACGTCGCCGCGGGCTTCGACCACCTGGTGCTCCACGCACCCGGGCACGACCAGCGGCGCTTCCTGGAGCAGTACGCCGAGGACCTGGCCGACCCGCTGCACGCGCTCGCGACGGAGCTGCCCTCGTGA
- a CDS encoding DUF4442 domain-containing protein, which yields MTGPTTTARPDQQISRLKALATSGRGLRHGMNLWPPFLFTGIRVQHLSDDFRSTRVVLRHTPLTSNYVGTAFGGSVFAMTDPFWMIMVLRNLGPDYVVWDRAAQIEFVAPGRGRLTATFGLTEDVLDELREAAAGGAKVLRWFSTDVVADDGTVVARVRKQLYVREKRPSQA from the coding sequence GTGACGGGTCCCACCACGACGGCCAGACCCGATCAGCAGATCAGCCGGCTGAAGGCCCTGGCGACGTCGGGGCGCGGCCTGCGCCACGGCATGAACCTCTGGCCGCCGTTCCTGTTCACCGGCATCCGGGTGCAGCACCTGTCCGACGACTTCCGCTCCACCCGGGTCGTGCTCAGGCACACGCCCCTCACCAGCAACTACGTGGGCACCGCCTTCGGCGGGTCGGTCTTCGCGATGACCGACCCGTTCTGGATGATCATGGTCCTGCGCAACCTGGGCCCGGACTACGTGGTGTGGGACAGGGCGGCGCAGATCGAGTTCGTCGCCCCCGGGCGCGGGAGGCTCACCGCGACGTTCGGGCTCACCGAGGACGTGCTCGACGAGCTGCGCGAGGCCGCGGCCGGCGGCGCCAAGGTGCTGCGCTGGTTCAGCACCGACGTGGTCGCCGACGACGGCACGGTCGTGGCCCGCGTGCGCAAGCAGCTCTACGTGCGGGAGAAGCGGCCCTCCCAGGCCTGA
- a CDS encoding anthranilate synthase family protein: MPQRLLDQILADPSGQSWAILWREGEDRAELILGEVVDLDLLRDLPRPEVGAPVLALVPYRQISERGFAVHDDRTPLRVLRPADATAYRRIALEDLIEALPSAPVAVTDESFSVSDDDYAATVQRVIEEEIGDGEGANFVIRRDVVAQTHADPATAALTWLRTLLTDERGAYWTFAVHTPGHTLVGATPERHVSVRGGRVWMNPISGTFRHPQEEAELEPRFRSFVKDTKETEELFMVVDEEMKMMAQICSHGGRITGPYLKQMAHLTHTEYLLDGSSEADVRDVLRATMFAPTVTGSPMENACSVIRRHEPQGRGYYSGVLALVDLDEEGGERLDAPILIRTAHVDHAGTITVSAGATLVRHSDPRSEVAETAAKARGMLAALGLRPRRRPGYDVQLASLPGVAEDLAARNESLSPFWLSPQESRPDPDLAGRRVLVVDAEDTWTQMLAHMVRHVGMVAEVRRWERVGPQDVLDPGWDLVLLGPGPGDPADLGDERIVRLRELAQARLDAGTPLLAVCLSHQVLAAMAGMQIVKLPRPNQGVQLPVDLFGQVRRIGFYNTFVAQPPVGQVSVGGRPLEVAVHEPDDAVVGLRGPGVATIQGHAESVLSRDGLVTLHGLLRHALA; this comes from the coding sequence ATGCCGCAGCGCCTCCTCGACCAGATCCTCGCCGACCCCTCCGGGCAGTCCTGGGCGATCCTGTGGCGCGAGGGCGAGGACCGGGCCGAGCTGATCCTGGGCGAGGTGGTCGACCTGGATCTGCTGCGCGACCTGCCGCGGCCCGAGGTCGGGGCACCGGTGCTCGCGCTCGTGCCCTACCGGCAGATCTCCGAGCGCGGCTTCGCCGTCCACGACGACCGAACCCCGCTGCGCGTGCTGCGGCCGGCGGACGCCACGGCCTACCGGAGGATCGCGCTGGAGGACCTGATCGAGGCGCTGCCGAGCGCCCCGGTCGCGGTCACCGACGAGAGCTTCAGCGTCAGCGACGACGACTACGCCGCCACGGTCCAGCGCGTCATCGAGGAGGAGATCGGCGACGGCGAGGGCGCCAACTTCGTCATCCGCCGCGACGTGGTCGCGCAGACCCACGCCGATCCTGCCACCGCCGCGCTGACCTGGCTACGGACCCTGCTCACCGACGAGCGCGGGGCCTACTGGACCTTCGCCGTGCACACCCCCGGCCACACGCTCGTCGGCGCGACGCCCGAGCGGCACGTCAGCGTCAGGGGCGGCCGGGTGTGGATGAACCCGATCTCCGGCACCTTCCGCCACCCCCAGGAGGAGGCCGAGCTCGAGCCGCGGTTCAGGAGCTTCGTCAAGGACACCAAGGAGACCGAGGAGCTCTTCATGGTGGTCGACGAGGAGATGAAGATGATGGCGCAGATCTGCTCGCACGGCGGGCGGATCACCGGGCCCTACCTCAAGCAGATGGCGCACCTGACGCACACGGAGTACCTCCTGGACGGCTCCAGCGAGGCCGACGTGCGCGACGTGCTGCGGGCCACGATGTTCGCGCCGACCGTGACCGGCTCGCCGATGGAGAACGCCTGCAGCGTGATCCGTCGCCACGAGCCGCAGGGACGCGGCTACTACTCGGGCGTGCTCGCGCTGGTCGACCTCGACGAGGAGGGCGGCGAGCGTCTCGACGCGCCGATCCTCATCCGCACCGCCCACGTCGATCACGCCGGCACGATCACGGTCAGCGCCGGGGCGACCCTGGTGCGCCACTCGGACCCCCGTTCCGAGGTCGCCGAGACCGCGGCCAAGGCGCGCGGCATGCTCGCCGCGCTGGGTCTGCGCCCCCGCCGCCGGCCCGGGTATGACGTGCAGCTCGCCTCCCTCCCCGGCGTCGCCGAGGACCTGGCCGCCCGCAACGAGTCGCTCTCGCCGTTCTGGCTGTCGCCGCAGGAATCGCGGCCCGACCCCGACCTCGCGGGCAGGCGGGTGCTGGTCGTCGACGCCGAGGACACCTGGACCCAGATGCTCGCCCACATGGTCCGGCACGTCGGGATGGTCGCCGAGGTGCGGCGGTGGGAGCGAGTCGGGCCGCAGGACGTCCTCGACCCCGGGTGGGACCTCGTCCTGCTCGGCCCGGGACCGGGCGACCCTGCGGACCTGGGCGACGAGCGGATCGTGCGGCTGCGCGAGCTGGCGCAGGCCCGGCTGGACGCCGGCACGCCGCTGCTGGCGGTGTGCCTCTCGCACCAGGTGCTGGCCGCGATGGCGGGGATGCAGATCGTCAAGCTGCCCCGGCCCAACCAGGGCGTGCAGCTTCCCGTGGACCTCTTTGGGCAGGTGCGGCGGATCGGGTTCTACAACACCTTCGTCGCGCAGCCCCCCGTCGGCCAGGTGTCGGTGGGCGGGCGCCCGCTCGAGGTGGCGGTGCACGAGCCGGACGACGCGGTGGTCGGGCTGCGCGGCCCCGGCGTCGCCACCATCCAGGGGCACGCCGAGTCGGTGCTGTCCAGGGACGGGCTCGTCACCCTGCATGGGCTGCTGCGGCACGCGCTGGCCTGA
- a CDS encoding TraR/DksA family transcriptional regulator → MPVSAADLLLDERTSLHARIRQLQEAMGVIVESSRDSNADDEHDPEGQTIAFERAQLAAVTDQAVAHLAEVDAALDRVAQGSYGRCEVCRQPIAPARLEVRPTARTCVQHAPGRTR, encoded by the coding sequence ATGCCTGTGTCTGCTGCCGACCTCCTGCTCGACGAGCGCACCTCCTTGCACGCCCGCATCCGGCAGCTGCAGGAGGCGATGGGCGTCATCGTCGAGTCCTCCCGGGACTCCAACGCCGACGACGAGCACGACCCCGAGGGCCAGACGATCGCCTTCGAACGCGCGCAGCTCGCGGCGGTGACCGACCAGGCCGTCGCGCACCTGGCCGAGGTCGACGCCGCCCTGGACCGGGTCGCGCAGGGGTCCTACGGCCGCTGCGAGGTGTGCCGGCAGCCGATCGCCCCGGCCCGGCTGGAGGTGCGACCGACCGCGCGCACCTGCGTGCAGCACGCCCCCGGCCGCACGCGCTGA
- a CDS encoding N-acetylglucosamine-6-phosphate deacetylase: MPALVRGDRVLTPDRELVDGWVVVEQDRIVEVGGGAAPAGLAGGPRHAVLAPGFVDVHNHGGGGAAFGDGPEAAIVARDAHLRKGTTTVVASLVTESIEVLTEQVRALRPLVEAGELGGIHLEGPWLSERWCGAHPPALLVDPATADVEALAAAAGDALVMVTLAPERDGALEATRLLVSCGVRVAVGHTDATFDQTRAAVEAGASVATHLYNGERPLHHREPGPTLALLTDERVWVETIADGVHQHPAVVRDTARRAGGRWVLVSDAMAAALADDGRYLLGRLDVQVLDGVARLVGEDGGPGSIAGSTLSMDRAVRTAVAAGVPLLQAVHAATAAPAAAMGWSDVGRLEAGRVADLVGLDDELHVQGVMRAGGWVAG, from the coding sequence GTGCCGGCCCTCGTCCGCGGTGACCGCGTCCTCACCCCGGACCGGGAGCTGGTCGACGGCTGGGTCGTGGTCGAGCAGGACCGGATCGTCGAGGTCGGCGGCGGCGCGGCTCCGGCCGGCCTGGCCGGGGGCCCGCGGCACGCCGTGCTCGCGCCCGGCTTCGTCGACGTGCACAACCACGGAGGTGGGGGGGCGGCCTTCGGGGACGGGCCGGAGGCGGCGATCGTCGCGCGGGACGCGCACCTGCGGAAGGGGACCACCACCGTCGTCGCCAGCCTGGTGACCGAGTCGATCGAGGTGCTGACCGAGCAGGTGCGGGCGCTGCGCCCGCTGGTCGAGGCGGGGGAGCTGGGCGGCATCCACCTCGAGGGGCCCTGGCTGTCCGAACGGTGGTGCGGGGCGCACCCGCCCGCTCTGCTCGTCGACCCGGCGACGGCCGACGTGGAGGCGCTGGCCGCCGCCGCCGGCGACGCGCTGGTGATGGTGACCCTGGCGCCCGAGCGGGACGGGGCGCTGGAGGCGACGCGGCTGCTCGTCTCGTGCGGGGTGCGGGTGGCGGTCGGGCACACCGACGCGACCTTCGACCAGACCCGGGCGGCCGTCGAGGCCGGCGCGAGCGTGGCCACGCACCTCTACAACGGGGAGCGGCCGCTGCACCACCGGGAGCCGGGGCCGACGCTGGCACTGCTGACCGACGAGCGGGTGTGGGTGGAGACGATCGCGGACGGCGTGCACCAGCACCCCGCGGTCGTGCGCGACACGGCCCGGCGGGCGGGAGGGCGCTGGGTGCTCGTCTCGGACGCGATGGCCGCCGCGCTCGCCGACGACGGCCGCTACCTCCTGGGCCGGCTCGACGTGCAGGTCCTCGACGGTGTCGCCAGGCTCGTCGGGGAGGACGGAGGGCCGGGCTCGATCGCCGGCAGCACGCTGAGCATGGACCGGGCGGTGCGCACGGCCGTCGCGGCGGGCGTGCCGCTGCTCCAGGCGGTGCACGCGGCCACGGCGGCACCGGCGGCCGCGATGGGCTGGTCCGACGTCGGGCGGCTCGAGGCGGGGCGGGTGGCCGACCTGGTGGGGCTGGACGACGAGCTGCACGTGCAGGGCGTCATGCGGGCGGGAGGCTGGGTCGCAGGCTGA
- the nagB gene encoding glucosamine-6-phosphate deaminase translates to MEVVILEDEEQVGRVGADAVAQHVLADPSSVLGLATGSSPLPVYQELAARVRRAELSLAGCRAFLLDEYVGLPPGHPESYREVIMRDFVDHVDLIPAQVQGPDGLAEDVREACSAYEQAIADAGGVDVQLLGVGSDGHVAFNEPGSSLGSRTRIKTLTGQTRRDNARFFGGDVAAVPQHCITQGIGTILDARHLVLVAMGVAKAEAVHSLVEGAVSALWPASALQLHAHVTVILDGAAASRLQLKDYYREAYAVKPAWQGF, encoded by the coding sequence ATGGAGGTCGTCATCCTCGAGGACGAGGAGCAGGTAGGCAGGGTCGGTGCGGACGCGGTCGCCCAGCACGTCCTCGCCGATCCCAGCAGCGTGCTCGGCCTGGCCACCGGCTCCAGCCCGCTCCCGGTCTACCAGGAGCTGGCGGCGAGGGTGCGGCGGGCAGAGCTGAGCCTGGCCGGGTGCCGGGCGTTCCTGCTCGACGAGTACGTCGGGCTGCCGCCCGGCCACCCGGAGTCCTATCGCGAGGTGATCATGCGGGACTTCGTCGACCACGTCGACCTCATCCCCGCGCAGGTGCAGGGCCCGGACGGGCTGGCCGAGGACGTGCGGGAGGCGTGCTCCGCCTACGAGCAGGCGATCGCCGACGCCGGGGGTGTCGACGTGCAGCTGCTCGGCGTCGGCAGCGACGGGCACGTCGCCTTCAACGAGCCGGGCTCCTCGCTCGGCTCGCGGACCCGCATCAAGACCCTGACCGGCCAGACCCGCCGGGACAACGCCCGCTTCTTCGGCGGCGACGTGGCCGCGGTGCCGCAGCACTGCATCACCCAGGGGATCGGCACGATCCTCGACGCGCGCCACCTGGTGCTGGTCGCCATGGGCGTGGCCAAGGCCGAGGCGGTGCACAGCCTGGTCGAGGGAGCGGTCAGCGCGCTCTGGCCGGCGTCTGCGCTCCAGCTGCACGCGCACGTGACGGTGATCCTGGACGGCGCGGCGGCCTCCCGGCTGCAGCTCAAGGACTACTACCGTGAGGCCTACGCGGTGAAGCCTGCCTGGCAGGGGTTCTAG
- a CDS encoding N-acetylmannosamine-6-phosphate 2-epimerase has protein sequence MPLTTEDLLTRTAGRLVVSCQAYPGEPMRTPETMARVAQAVVEGGAAAVRVQGLDDVRATVGAVDVPVIGLWKDGDEGVYITPTLRHARAVAEAGAHVVALDATLRPRPDGSTVADLVRMLHEECGVLVMADCDDLSSAVAAAEAGADVVGTTLAGYTGARPRTEGPDLELLRAVTRELAEHPVFAEGRIHTHEQARAALEAGAHAVCVGTAITHPTSLTRWFVDAIGAG, from the coding sequence ATGCCCCTGACCACCGAGGACCTGCTGACCAGGACGGCCGGCCGGCTCGTCGTCTCCTGCCAGGCCTACCCGGGCGAGCCGATGCGCACGCCGGAGACGATGGCGCGGGTGGCGCAGGCCGTGGTGGAGGGCGGCGCGGCCGCCGTGCGCGTGCAGGGGCTGGACGACGTGCGCGCCACCGTCGGGGCGGTGGACGTGCCGGTGATCGGGCTGTGGAAGGACGGGGACGAGGGGGTCTACATCACCCCGACCCTGCGGCACGCGCGCGCCGTCGCCGAGGCGGGCGCGCACGTGGTCGCGCTCGACGCGACCCTGCGCCCGCGCCCCGACGGCAGCACGGTGGCCGACCTGGTGCGGATGCTGCACGAGGAGTGCGGCGTGCTCGTCATGGCTGACTGCGACGACCTCTCCTCCGCCGTCGCCGCCGCGGAGGCCGGCGCCGACGTCGTGGGGACGACGCTGGCCGGCTACACCGGGGCGCGGCCGAGGACCGAGGGACCCGACCTGGAGCTGCTGCGCGCGGTGACCCGCGAGCTGGCGGAGCACCCGGTCTTCGCCGAGGGGCGGATCCACACCCACGAGCAGGCGCGTGCCGCGCTCGAGGCCGGGGCGCACGCCGTGTGCGTCGGGACGGCCATCACCCACCCCACCTCGCTGACCAGGTGGTTCGTCGACGCGATCGGAGCCGGATAG
- a CDS encoding ROK family protein: MPRTLAVDVGGSKLAAAVVELPEGGGEPVITHRRTVPTPAQDGGPAVLAAVSALAVQVLADAGPGIDAGRDAAAGEQPVTAVGVASAGTVRPGDGTITHATGTLPGWAGTPLGQHLRHRLGLPVTVLNDVHAHGVGEALHGAGRGHRTVLVVAVGTGVGGALVIDGEPVVGTHGVAGHVGHLPVPEAAGMPCTCGREGHLEGFASGHGLRAAHLARTGHDLPAREVAALAASGDDAARALLAEAGRATGRAVGGLLNVLDPDVVVVGGGLAAAPEPWPTALREGVALEAMDPVAATPVLLSGAGADAALVGAARVAQARAHDARVHRIP, encoded by the coding sequence GTGCCTAGGACGCTCGCGGTCGACGTCGGCGGCAGCAAGCTGGCCGCCGCCGTCGTCGAGCTGCCCGAGGGGGGCGGCGAGCCGGTCATCACCCACCGCCGGACCGTGCCCACCCCCGCTCAGGACGGCGGACCGGCCGTCCTCGCCGCCGTCAGCGCGCTGGCCGTGCAGGTGCTCGCCGACGCAGGCCCGGGGATCGACGCAGGCCGGGACGCGGCAGCCGGGGAGCAGCCCGTCACGGCGGTCGGCGTCGCCAGCGCAGGGACCGTGCGGCCGGGGGACGGGACGATCACGCACGCCACCGGCACCCTGCCCGGCTGGGCCGGAACGCCCCTGGGGCAGCACCTCCGGCACCGGCTGGGGCTGCCGGTGACCGTCCTCAACGACGTCCACGCGCACGGGGTGGGCGAGGCCCTGCACGGCGCCGGTCGCGGCCACCGGACGGTCCTGGTCGTCGCCGTCGGCACCGGCGTCGGAGGCGCGCTGGTGATCGACGGCGAGCCGGTCGTCGGGACGCACGGGGTCGCCGGCCACGTGGGTCACCTTCCGGTCCCCGAGGCGGCGGGTATGCCGTGCACCTGCGGCCGCGAGGGCCACCTCGAGGGCTTCGCCTCCGGGCACGGGCTGCGCGCCGCGCACCTGGCCCGGACCGGGCACGACCTGCCCGCCCGCGAGGTCGCGGCGCTGGCGGCGTCCGGCGACGACGCGGCACGTGCGCTCCTCGCCGAGGCCGGGCGAGCCACCGGCCGCGCCGTCGGCGGGCTGCTCAACGTGCTCGACCCCGACGTCGTCGTCGTCGGGGGCGGGCTGGCCGCCGCCCCGGAACCCTGGCCGACCGCCCTGCGCGAGGGCGTGGCGCTCGAGGCGATGGACCCCGTCGCCGCGACCCCGGTGCTGCTCTCCGGCGCGGGGGCCGACGCCGCGCTCGTCGGTGCGGCCCGCGTCGCGCAGGCGCGGGCGCACGACGCGCGCGTGCACCGCATACCCTGA
- a CDS encoding dihydrodipicolinate synthase family protein, whose product MSTLPERTPMTTLTGVVPPVLTPLTAEGEVDRPSLERLVTRMIEAGVDGLFALGSSSETVYFDDLRRTQVLETISGVAAGQVPVLAGVIEPQLDRVLTQVRVAERVGAAGVVATAPFYAVTGPDEVEAHFRGIAAATDLPVWAYDIPVCTHYKLGPELLVRLGSEGVLAGVKDSSGDDVSFRRLAMQNRAAGERLTLLTGHEVVVDGSYLAGAHGSVPGLGNVEPAGYVRMDRAARAGDWAAVRAEQDRLAALFEIVFVPRDKVGPAAGIGAFKTALRHLGVIDTNVVARPMVALGDEHARRIAEICEAAGLEPLARA is encoded by the coding sequence GTGAGCACCCTGCCCGAAAGGACCCCGATGACCACGCTGACCGGCGTCGTCCCGCCCGTGCTGACCCCGCTGACCGCAGAGGGCGAGGTGGACCGGCCCTCGCTGGAGCGGCTGGTCACGCGGATGATCGAGGCAGGGGTGGACGGTCTCTTCGCCCTCGGCTCCAGCAGCGAGACCGTCTACTTCGACGACCTGCGGCGCACCCAGGTGCTCGAGACGATCAGCGGTGTCGCGGCCGGGCAGGTGCCGGTCCTGGCCGGGGTCATCGAGCCCCAGCTGGACCGGGTCCTGACCCAGGTCCGGGTCGCCGAGCGGGTCGGCGCCGCCGGCGTCGTGGCCACCGCGCCGTTCTACGCGGTCACCGGCCCGGACGAGGTCGAGGCGCACTTCCGCGGGATCGCCGCCGCGACCGACCTGCCCGTCTGGGCCTACGACATCCCGGTGTGCACGCACTACAAGCTCGGTCCCGAGCTGCTCGTGCGACTCGGTTCGGAGGGTGTGCTGGCCGGCGTGAAGGACTCCTCCGGCGACGACGTGTCCTTCCGCCGCCTGGCCATGCAGAACCGGGCCGCCGGGGAGCGGCTCACCCTGCTGACCGGGCACGAGGTCGTCGTCGACGGCTCCTACCTGGCCGGCGCGCACGGCTCGGTGCCCGGCCTGGGCAACGTCGAGCCGGCCGGCTACGTGCGGATGGACCGTGCAGCGAGGGCAGGGGACTGGGCGGCGGTGCGGGCCGAGCAGGACCGGCTGGCCGCGCTCTTCGAGATCGTCTTCGTCCCCCGCGACAAGGTCGGACCCGCCGCCGGCATCGGTGCGTTCAAGACCGCGCTGCGCCACCTGGGCGTCATCGACACCAACGTCGTGGCGCGCCCGATGGTCGCGCTCGGCGACGAGCACGCGCGACGGATCGCCGAGATCTGCGAGGCGGCCGGGCTCGAGCCGCTCGCGCGTGCCTAG
- a CDS encoding ABC transporter ATP-binding protein: MSQSAPVIELRDVHVVHKARTGSLFRPDKVHAVAGVDFTVDRGETVGIVGESGSGKSTLARVMVGLQRPTAGEVLFRGRPLRRGARARHELGRVVSVVFQDPATALNPRMVVREQLVDPLRVHGIGDDRSRQARVRDLIQLVGLPVSALDVLPRQISGGQRQRVAIARALTLEPDVVVADEPTSALDVSVRAQVLNLLTDLKDELGLGLVFISHDINTVRYVSDRVAVMHGGKVVETGPVAQVLSNPTDPYTQTLLAATPSLL, encoded by the coding sequence ATGAGCCAGAGCGCCCCCGTGATCGAGCTGCGCGACGTGCACGTCGTGCACAAGGCCCGCACCGGCAGCCTCTTCCGCCCCGACAAGGTGCACGCGGTCGCCGGCGTCGACTTCACGGTCGACCGGGGCGAGACCGTCGGCATCGTCGGCGAGTCCGGCTCCGGCAAGTCCACCCTCGCGCGGGTCATGGTCGGGCTGCAGCGACCGACCGCCGGGGAGGTCCTCTTCCGCGGCCGGCCGCTGCGCAGGGGCGCCCGCGCCCGGCACGAGCTGGGCCGCGTGGTGTCCGTCGTCTTCCAGGACCCGGCGACCGCGCTCAACCCACGCATGGTCGTGCGCGAGCAGCTGGTCGACCCGCTGCGCGTCCACGGCATCGGCGACGACCGTTCCCGGCAGGCGCGCGTGCGCGATCTCATCCAGCTCGTCGGCCTTCCCGTCTCCGCCCTGGACGTGCTGCCCCGGCAGATCTCCGGCGGCCAGCGCCAGCGGGTCGCGATCGCCCGCGCGCTCACCCTCGAGCCGGACGTCGTCGTCGCCGACGAGCCCACCTCGGCGCTCGACGTCTCGGTGCGCGCCCAGGTGCTCAACCTGCTCACCGACCTCAAGGACGAGCTCGGCCTGGGGCTGGTCTTCATCAGCCACGACATCAACACCGTGCGCTACGTCTCCGACCGCGTCGCGGTGATGCACGGCGGCAAGGTCGTCGAGACCGGCCCCGTCGCCCAGGTGCTGAGCAACCCCACCGACCCCTACACCCAGACCCTGCTCGCCGCGACACCCTCGCTGCTGTGA